In Phacochoerus africanus isolate WHEZ1 chromosome 16, ROS_Pafr_v1, whole genome shotgun sequence, one genomic interval encodes:
- the LRRC61 gene encoding leucine-rich repeat-containing protein 61 isoform X3: MEPRGEKPGEADGVRVTPQLLKSRSGEFALESILLLKLQGLGLVDLGCLGECLGLEWLDLSGNALTQLGPLASLRQLAVLNVANNRLTALEPLAACENLQRLNAAGNLLAGPGQLQCLAGLRGLECLRLRDPLARLSNPICGSPSYWASVRELLPGLKVIDGERVSGRGSDFYQLCRDLDSSLRPSSSPGPQALEAQPWVEPGYWESWPPRSSSILEEACRQFQDTLQECQDLDRQASDSLARAEQALSPAGTTASFVF; this comes from the coding sequence ATGGAGCCTCGGGGCGAGAAGCCTGGAGAGGCCGACGGGGTGCGCGTCACGCCCCAACTGCTCAAGTCGCGCTCGGGCGAGTTCGCCCTGGAGTCCATCCTGCTGCTGAagctgcagggcctggggctggtggACCTGGGCTGCCTGGGCGAGTGCCTGGGCCTCGAGTGGCTGGACCTGTCGGGTAACGCACTCACCCAGCTGGGCCCGCTGGCCTCCCTGCGCCAGCTGGCCGTCCTCAACGTCGCCAACAACCGGCTAACGGCGCTGGAGCCCCTGGCTGCCTGCGAGAACCTGCAGCGTCTCAACGCCGCGGGCAACCTGCTGGCTGGCCCCGGACAGCTGCAGTGTCTGGCCGGCCTGCGGGGCCTCGAGTGCCTGCGGCTGCGGGACCCCTTGGCCCGGCTCAGCAACCCAATCTGCGGCAGCCCCTCCTACTGGGCCTCTGTCCGGGAGCTGCTGCCGGGCCTCAAGGTCATCGACGGCGAGCGTGTGAGCGGCCGAGGCAGTGACTTCTACCAGCTGTGCCGGGACCTGGACAGCTCCTTGCGtcccagctccagccctgggCCCCAAGCCCTGGAGGCCCAGCCCTGGGTGGAGCCAGGCTACTGGGAGTCCTGGCCACCACGCAGCAGCTCCATCCTGGAGGAGGCCTGCCGGCAGTTCCAGGACACACTGCAGGAGTGCCAAGACCTGGACCGCCAGGCTAGTGACAGCCTAGCTCGGGCAGAGCAGGCGCTCAGCCCTGCAGGCACCACTGCGTCCTTTGTCTTTTGA
- the RARRES2 gene encoding retinoic acid receptor responder protein 2: MWQLLLPLALWLGTMGLGRAELTAAQLRGLQVALEEFHKHPPVQWAFRETGVNSAMDTPFLAGTFVRLEFKLQQTSCRKRDWKKAECKVKPNGRKRKCLACIKLNSEDKVLGRMVHCPIETQVQREPEERQEAQCSRVERAGEDPHSYYFPGQFAFFKALPPS; the protein is encoded by the exons atgtggcagctgctgctcccgcTGGCCCTGTGGCTGGGCACCATGGGCTTGGGCAGGGCTGAGCTCACAGCGGCCCAGCTCCGTGGCCTGCAGGTGGCCCTGGAGGAGTTCCACAAGCACCCACCCGTGCAGTGGGCCTTCCGGGAGACTGGTGTGAACAGTGCCATGGACACG CCCTTCCTGGCCGGGACCTTTGTGAGGCTGGAATTTAAGCTCCAGCAGACCAGCTGCCGGAAGAGGGACTGGAAGAAAGCTGAGTGCAAGGTCAAGCCCAACGGG agaaAGCGGAAGTGCCTAGCCTGCATCAAGCTGAACTCTGAGGATAAAGTCCTGGGCCGGATGGTTCACTGCCCCATAGAGACTCAGGTCCAACGG GAGCCCGAGGAGCGCCAGGAAGCTCAGTGCAGCCGGGTGGAGCGGGCCGGCGAGGACCCCCACAGCTACTACTTCCCAGGACAATTTGCCTTCTTCAAAGCCTTGCCCCCCAGCTGA